DNA sequence from the Chthonomonadales bacterium genome:
GGCGTCCTACGCGTGGGACGCGACGGTGGCGATCGACGGGACCGAATCTTACCAGAGCTCGGCCGGCAAGTCGCGGCTCTACCTGGTCGCGGGCCGGTGGCAGCTTGCCGACGCGACGGGCCAGCCGGCCGGGTCATCCATCGCGCTGGACGGCGGCGCCGGCGCCAACCACGGCCCGCGGATCCCCGGGGCCGGCGGCGCGGGCCCGGTGTCGATCCGCCTCGACCTGGGCGGGGCGACGGCCGTTGCGGGGGCCTCGTCGCTGGCCGGCGAGGCGGACGGGTCCACCGGCACGAACCCGGCCTGGGGCACCTCCATCCGCACCTTCGACAGCCTGGGTATTGAGCACCTGATCGCCTTCCGCTACACGCGCGTTCCGCTCGAGGGTGCGCCGCCGCCTGGCGCCACCAGCCAGTGGAACTGGGTGGCCACGGAGAATGGGCAGGAGGTCGCCAGCTCGGCGACCGCTGGCAACTCACCGCTCTTCTTCAACCCGGCGGGCCAGATCGTTGCGGGCTCCAGCCAGACCGCCGTCATCAGCCCGAGCGGCCAGGCCGTCCCGCCCTTCACCGTATCGCTCGATTACCAGGACCTGACGCAGCGGGCAGGCGACGCCAACGCGGCCGCGACCTACCAGGACGGCTACGCGGCCGGGGCGCTCAACAGCTTCACCATCTCCTCCGACGGAGTGGTGACCGCCGTCTACTCGAATGGGCAGTCGCGCGCGCTCGGGCAGGTGGCCATGGCCGCCTTCGCCAACCCGGGCGGCCTTGCCAAGGTGGGTAACAACCTGCTGCGCGAGACCAGCAACTCCGGCGTTCCGCAGATCGGCGTGCCCGACCAGAGCGGGCGGGGGAAGATCGTTCCGGGGTTCCTTGAGATGTCCAACGTCGATCTCTCTGGCGAGTTCACGAACCTGATCGTGACCGAGCGCGGCTTCCAGGCCAACACGCGCATCATCTCGGTGGTCGATGACCTGCTGCAGGAGGTCATCAACCTGAAACGCTAGCGCGCGTACCCTGGCGCGGCGGCGGGGTAGGGCAAGGGCGCCCGCTCCCGCCGCCGCGTTTCCGCATGATGACCGGGGCGTGAGTGTGGAACAAAGGACCTGGCACAACCTGCGCGGCCGGTGGCGGCCGAGGGCCCGTGCGCGGTCGCGGGCGGCCGATCACGCTGCGAGGGAACGGAACGATGGCGGCGAAGGAAGCGAAGGGAGCCGGGGAGAGGGCGGGGGGTGAAGCGCCGCGCCGCCGGAGCCGCCTGCCCATCTACGCGGTGCTGGCGGTCGTCCTCTTGCTCAATGGCCTTATCGTCGGCAAGGTGTTCTTCACGGGCAAGGCCGGAGCGGCGAGCAAGAAGGGGCCAGAGCAGCCGAAGGTCGGTGAGATCGTGGCGCTCGAGGAGCTGATCGTCAACCTGAGCGGGGAGGGCGACCACTACCTGAAGGCGAGGCTCTCGATCGGGCTCAAGGAGGGCGCGAAGGCGGAGAAGGTCGAGGAGGAGATGGCCCCCATCCGCGACACCGTCCTGTCGGCGCTGACCAGCAAGGAGATCGGCGAGATCTCCAGCGTGCGCGGACGGGAGATGTTGAAGGAGGAGATCGTCGCGGAGCTCAACGAGGAGCTGGAGGGCAGGCCGGTCGTCAAGGTCTACTTCACCGACTTCACTACCCAGTAGGCGTCCGCGCCCGCCGCGCGAAGGGGATGCGCCCGACCGGAGGGGAGGTCCCAAAACCTGAAGTTCATCGTCAGCTTTCCGCGCTGAAACCCTG
Encoded proteins:
- a CDS encoding flagellar hook protein FlgE; this encodes MLQAMFSGVSGLQAHQLKMSVIGNNIANVNTYGFKSGRVSFQDQLAQMLRPATAPSDTAGGLNPAQVGLGVSLGSIDTIETQGNLQTTGKGSDLAIQGSGFFAVTDGSAVEYTRDGSFDLDSTGAIVNQSTGRRLLGYAADASGHVDTGVPITAASVLTVPIGQLGSARATERIHFVGNLDAAAAVHSTAVTYSGNLSSAAAADDSVSVTSTVYDTLGNPHEVQVTLSNPASGPAGAGVPAGASYAWDATVAIDGTESYQSSAGKSRLYLVAGRWQLADATGQPAGSSIALDGGAGANHGPRIPGAGGAGPVSIRLDLGGATAVAGASSLAGEADGSTGTNPAWGTSIRTFDSLGIEHLIAFRYTRVPLEGAPPPGATSQWNWVATENGQEVASSATAGNSPLFFNPAGQIVAGSSQTAVISPSGQAVPPFTVSLDYQDLTQRAGDANAAATYQDGYAAGALNSFTISSDGVVTAVYSNGQSRALGQVAMAAFANPGGLAKVGNNLLRETSNSGVPQIGVPDQSGRGKIVPGFLEMSNVDLSGEFTNLIVTERGFQANTRIISVVDDLLQEVINLKR
- a CDS encoding flagellar basal body-associated FliL family protein, with the translated sequence MAAKEAKGAGERAGGEAPRRRSRLPIYAVLAVVLLLNGLIVGKVFFTGKAGAASKKGPEQPKVGEIVALEELIVNLSGEGDHYLKARLSIGLKEGAKAEKVEEEMAPIRDTVLSALTSKEIGEISSVRGREMLKEEIVAELNEELEGRPVVKVYFTDFTTQ